The following proteins come from a genomic window of Triticum aestivum cultivar Chinese Spring chromosome 6A, IWGSC CS RefSeq v2.1, whole genome shotgun sequence:
- the LOC123127939 gene encoding peroxisome biogenesis protein 19-1 isoform X2, producing the protein MASSNPSSSAGAAAADDLDQLLDSALDDFTSLDLAAAPKSGEASASSSSGSARPVRGLGMSLPDPRAPRRRAARQPQPPPRGAHASEALEKLTRETREAVRGLETATGGIAGLDDEAMMEDFVKQFEEFAGGQDMDSIVETMMKQLLSKEILYEPMKDIVEKYPKWLEDNKSKISKEEYERYSNQLELMLKLNEVYEHEPENMSKVFEIMQNMQECGQPPSDLVQDIVPDLDLSKLGQLSPEMLESTENCCIM; encoded by the exons ATGGCCTCCTCCAACCCCAGCTccagcgccggcgccgccgccgcggacGACCTCGACCAGCTCCTCGACAGCGCCCTCGACGACTTCACCAGCCTCgatctcgccgccgcccccaaaaG CGGCGAGGCATCGGCATCGTCGTCGTCCGGGAGCGCGAGGCCGGTGAGGGGCCTGGGGATGTCGCTGCCTGACCCCAGGGCGCCAAGGAGGCGCGCGGCGAGGCAACCCCAGCCGCCGCCGAGGGGCGCGCACGCGTCGGAGGCGCTCGAGAAGCTGACGCGCGAGACGCGGGAGGCGGTCCGGGGGCTCGAGACGGCCACCGGGGGGATCGCAGGCCTGGATGACGAGGCGATGATGGAGGACTTTGTGAAGCAGTTCGAGGAGTTCGCTGGCGGGCAG GATATGGACTCTATTGTTGAAACAATGATGAAACAACTTCTTTCCAAGGAGATTCTTTACGAACCCATGAAGGACATTGTAGAGAAGTACCCAAAATGGCTGGAGGATAACAAAAGCAAGATAAGCAAAGAAGAATATGAGCGTTACAGCAATCAGCTTGAACTCATGCTGAAACTTAATGAGGTCTATGAACATGAGCCTGAGAATATGTCTAAGGTTTTTGAGATCATGCAAAACATGCAAGAATGTGGTCAGCCCCCCAGTGATCTTGTTCAAGATATTgttccggatctggatctgagcaAGTTGGGACAACT ATCTCCTGAGATGCTTGAATCAACAGAAAATTGCTGCATAATGTGA
- the LOC123127939 gene encoding peroxisome biogenesis protein 19-1 isoform X1, with the protein MASSNPSSSAGAAAADDLDQLLDSALDDFTSLDLAAAPKSSGEASASSSSGSARPVRGLGMSLPDPRAPRRRAARQPQPPPRGAHASEALEKLTRETREAVRGLETATGGIAGLDDEAMMEDFVKQFEEFAGGQDMDSIVETMMKQLLSKEILYEPMKDIVEKYPKWLEDNKSKISKEEYERYSNQLELMLKLNEVYEHEPENMSKVFEIMQNMQECGQPPSDLVQDIVPDLDLSKLGQLSPEMLESTENCCIM; encoded by the exons ATGGCCTCCTCCAACCCCAGCTccagcgccggcgccgccgccgcggacGACCTCGACCAGCTCCTCGACAGCGCCCTCGACGACTTCACCAGCCTCgatctcgccgccgcccccaaaaG CAGCGGCGAGGCATCGGCATCGTCGTCGTCCGGGAGCGCGAGGCCGGTGAGGGGCCTGGGGATGTCGCTGCCTGACCCCAGGGCGCCAAGGAGGCGCGCGGCGAGGCAACCCCAGCCGCCGCCGAGGGGCGCGCACGCGTCGGAGGCGCTCGAGAAGCTGACGCGCGAGACGCGGGAGGCGGTCCGGGGGCTCGAGACGGCCACCGGGGGGATCGCAGGCCTGGATGACGAGGCGATGATGGAGGACTTTGTGAAGCAGTTCGAGGAGTTCGCTGGCGGGCAG GATATGGACTCTATTGTTGAAACAATGATGAAACAACTTCTTTCCAAGGAGATTCTTTACGAACCCATGAAGGACATTGTAGAGAAGTACCCAAAATGGCTGGAGGATAACAAAAGCAAGATAAGCAAAGAAGAATATGAGCGTTACAGCAATCAGCTTGAACTCATGCTGAAACTTAATGAGGTCTATGAACATGAGCCTGAGAATATGTCTAAGGTTTTTGAGATCATGCAAAACATGCAAGAATGTGGTCAGCCCCCCAGTGATCTTGTTCAAGATATTgttccggatctggatctgagcaAGTTGGGACAACT ATCTCCTGAGATGCTTGAATCAACAGAAAATTGCTGCATAATGTGA